The following are from one region of the Juglans regia cultivar Chandler chromosome 10, Walnut 2.0, whole genome shotgun sequence genome:
- the LOC109011651 gene encoding 2-alkenal reductase (NADP(+)-dependent)-like, producing the protein MATTVVESKEWYMAAYAPEGVLTSDHLKLRSVTLSLAGDSIPDGHAVIETLFISVDPYQRTRMTGMQDGLYFSQFNLDEVITASSIGRVIRSKDNNYKEGDIVLNPFSPIADYCVVPSKSLIRKIDSTSGVPLPDYLSSLGVPGFAAWVGIEVLGEPKAGSNVFVSAAAGAVGMYAGQLAKLKGCRVVGSTGSDEKVKIIKDDFGYDDAFNYKKETDLDATLRKYFPDGIDIYFDNVGGEMLEAVLNHVNKHARIPICGMISQYKKKWTDRDGVRNLLNIVGKEIRMEGFLVGSYLDRFGDFAKEMESYIKEGKISSKYTIYHGIESYLESLGSLFTSTNIGKVVIEFK; encoded by the exons ATGGCTACTACGGTGGTAGAGAGCAAAGAATGGTACATGGCAGCCTATGCACCAGAAGGAGTTCTGACCTCCGATCATCTCAAACTCCGGTCTGTCACTCTCTCCCTTGCCGGAGATTCCATACCAGATGGTCATGCCGTTATCGAGACCCTATTTATCTCCGTAGATCCCTACCAACGAACCAGAATGACCGGCATGCAAGACGGGCTTTACTTCTCCCAGTTCAACCTTGACGAG GTAATCACTGCATCTTCAATTGGAAGAGTAATTCGATCGAAGGACAATAATTACAAAGAGGGTGACATTGTCCTTAATCCGTTCTCTCCGATTGCCGATTATTGTGTGGTACCGTCCAAGTCGTTAATACGAAAGATTGATTCAACATCTGGGGTTCCACTGCCAGATTATCTCAGCTCTCTAG GGGTACCGGGATTTGCCGCATGGGTGGGGATAGAAGTGTTGGGAGAGCCAAAGGCAGGGTCGAATGTGTTTGTTTCAGCTGCGGCTGGAGCGGTCGGAATGTATGCCGGACAATTGGCTAAGCTCAAAGGTTGCAGGGTTGTCGGCAGCACCGGGTCAGATGAGAAG GTAAAAATCATAAAGGATGATTTTGGATATGACGATGCATTCAACTACAAGAAGGAAACTGATTTAGATGCTACTTTAAGAAA GTACTTCCCTGATGGCATCGATATATATTTTGACAATGTTGGTGGCGAAATGCTTGAGGCTGTGCTCAACCACGTTAACAAGCATGCACGGATTCCAATCTGTGGCATGATATCTCAATATAAGAAG AAATGGACGGACAGAGATGGGGTAAGAAATCTCCTGAATATTGTAGGTAAAGAGATAAGGATGGAAGGGTTTTTGGTGGGTTCATATTTGGATCGTTTTGGGGATTTTGCAAAGGAAATGGAGAGCTACATAAAAGAGGGCAAGATTAGTTCCAAGTACACAATCTACCATGGAATCGAGAGCTACTTGGAGAGCTTAGGCTCCCTCTTCACAAGCACTAATATTGGGAAAGTTGTGATTGAATTCAAATGA
- the LOC109011622 gene encoding NADPH-dependent oxidoreductase 2-alkenal reductase-like produces MLEAVLNHVNKHARIPICGMISQYKKKWTDRDGVRNLLNIVGKEIRMEGFLVGSYLDRFGDFAKEMESYIKEGKISSKYTIYHGIESYLESLGSLFTSTNIGKVVIEFK; encoded by the exons ATGCTTGAGGCTGTGCTCAACCACGTTAACAAGCATGCACGGATTCCAATCTGTGGCATGATATCTCAATATAAGAAG AAATGGACGGACAGAGATGGGGTAAGAAATCTCCTGAATATTGTAGGTAAAGAGATAAGGATGGAAGGGTTTTTGGTGGGTTCATATTTGGATCGTTTTGGGGATTTTGCAAAGGAAATGGAGAGCTACATAAAAGAGGGCAAGATTAGTTCCAAGTACACAATCTACCATGGAATCGAGAGCTACTTGGAGAGCTTAGGCTCCCTCTTCACAAGCACTAATATTGGGAAAGTTGTGATTGAATTCAAATGA